From a single Nissabacter sp. SGAir0207 genomic region:
- a CDS encoding YebY family protein: MKKVILSLVLTTLCGSAVAADIVTVSRFQFGKAWPFTREEVMLQCRTGKALFAINDSTLVQYPLNEVAEAEVKAGKTQAQPIAKIQLDDPQQPGQKMSLAAVQQKALTLCD, encoded by the coding sequence ATGAAAAAAGTGATCCTCTCTCTGGTTTTGACCACCCTGTGCGGCAGCGCCGTGGCGGCGGACATTGTGACCGTCAGCCGTTTCCAGTTTGGCAAGGCATGGCCCTTCACCCGTGAGGAGGTGATGTTGCAGTGCCGCACTGGCAAGGCGCTGTTTGCCATTAATGACAGCACGCTGGTGCAGTACCCGCTGAATGAGGTGGCTGAAGCAGAGGTTAAAGCCGGCAAAACTCAGGCGCAGCCGATTGCCAAAATCCAGCTTGACGATCCGCAACAGCCGGGCCAGAAAATGAGCCTGGCCGCCGTGCAGCAGAAAGCGTTGACCCTCTGCGATTAA
- a CDS encoding acyltransferase, producing the protein MSDSKQTIYSIHVLRGIAAVAVLLTHHYGFIQIPKTEPFGILFSCASWGVDLFFIISGFIAAYTIPPGVAGYAPALNYFVQRLIRIVPLYYLLTLSSFGADSEMWWKSIKSMLFIPAGNTSLPASAIGPIYGGARIGQGWTLNYEMFFYFIVALSFMFGKKKWVFTALALGTIIIMPLIAFGVPADYLSHGFQFSLPYLSMMTHPIILEFLLGVLIGVLYPKINARLTLLWWALILATVWVFVVNTYSLNTNVHGIHTRGWYLALLIVALLKLEKCGYAIKNPLLLYVGTISYSIYLLQFNIQNIFIKLFKHASGGVITHPYWLMLLSISTTFIVAHFTHKYIEDRFSQFLKKKWANRTVFVTTPVR; encoded by the coding sequence ATGAGCGACAGCAAACAAACGATCTATTCAATACATGTACTGCGTGGCATCGCCGCAGTCGCCGTACTCTTGACCCATCATTACGGATTCATTCAGATTCCAAAAACGGAACCTTTTGGCATTCTGTTTTCCTGTGCCTCATGGGGGGTTGATCTCTTCTTTATTATCAGCGGATTTATTGCCGCTTATACTATTCCACCTGGTGTCGCAGGGTATGCACCGGCGCTCAACTATTTTGTTCAGCGTCTAATCCGTATTGTTCCACTTTACTACCTGCTGACACTCAGTAGCTTTGGTGCTGACAGCGAAATGTGGTGGAAGAGCATAAAATCTATGCTATTTATCCCAGCGGGCAATACTTCACTGCCCGCCAGCGCCATAGGGCCTATTTATGGTGGCGCGCGAATTGGGCAGGGCTGGACATTGAACTATGAGATGTTCTTCTATTTTATCGTTGCACTCTCGTTTATGTTCGGTAAGAAGAAGTGGGTCTTTACTGCACTGGCACTCGGTACCATTATCATTATGCCGCTTATTGCTTTTGGTGTACCGGCCGATTACCTCTCACATGGTTTCCAGTTCTCACTGCCCTATTTATCAATGATGACGCACCCCATCATTCTGGAATTTTTGTTAGGCGTGCTAATTGGTGTGCTCTATCCGAAAATCAATGCACGGCTTACTCTCTTATGGTGGGCGCTTATTCTCGCGACGGTTTGGGTGTTTGTCGTCAATACCTACAGTCTCAACACCAATGTGCATGGCATACACACCCGCGGTTGGTATTTGGCGCTGCTGATTGTTGCCTTATTGAAACTGGAGAAGTGCGGCTATGCTATTAAAAACCCGCTCCTGCTCTACGTTGGTACTATCTCTTATTCGATCTACTTGCTGCAATTCAATATCCAGAACATTTTTATTAAACTCTTCAAACATGCCTCGGGCGGTGTGATTACGCATCCATACTGGTTGATGTTACTTTCTATCAGTACGACCTTTATCGTTGCTCACTTTACCCACAAATACATTGAAGATAGGTTCAGTCAATTCCTGAAAAAGAAGTGGGCGAATCGCACGGTTTTTGTTACGACACCAGTAAGGTAG
- the ftnA gene encoding non-heme ferritin, with product MLKPEMVSRLNEQLNLEFYSANLYLQMSAWCSDKGFEGAAAFLKAHSREEMEHMQRLFDYVSDTGALPLLGAIAAPPVEFASLSELFAQTYEHEQLITGKINELAHLAMTLQDYSTFNFLQWYVAEQHEEEKLFKSVLDKLGLVSNTGNGLFFVDKELKNMTPGVEPTA from the coding sequence ATGTTAAAGCCAGAGATGGTCAGCCGCCTCAATGAACAACTGAACCTGGAGTTCTATTCCGCCAACCTCTACTTGCAAATGAGCGCCTGGTGCAGCGACAAGGGTTTTGAGGGGGCCGCCGCCTTCCTGAAAGCCCATTCGCGTGAAGAGATGGAGCACATGCAGCGTCTGTTTGATTATGTCAGCGACACCGGTGCCCTGCCGCTGCTGGGCGCGATTGCCGCGCCGCCGGTGGAGTTTGCCTCTCTGTCTGAGCTGTTCGCCCAGACCTATGAACATGAGCAGCTGATCACGGGCAAAATCAACGAGCTGGCGCATCTGGCGATGACTTTGCAGGACTACTCCACCTTTAACTTCCTGCAATGGTATGTGGCCGAGCAGCATGAAGAGGAGAAGCTGTTCAAGTCGGTGCTCGACAAGCTGGGTCTGGTGAGCAATACCGGCAACGGCTTGTTCTTTGTCGACAAAGAGCTGAAAAACATGACCCCCGGCGTAGAGCCGACGGCATAA
- a CDS encoding DNA polymerase III subunit theta, whose amino-acid sequence MGYNLAERPIEEMNRINVDLAASGVAFKERYNMPVVPELVEREQPEALRAYFRERVAFYRGESYKYSRLPYEPKK is encoded by the coding sequence ATGGGATACAACCTGGCTGAACGGCCTATCGAAGAGATGAACCGAATCAATGTGGATCTGGCGGCGTCCGGCGTGGCCTTCAAAGAGCGCTACAATATGCCGGTGGTGCCGGAACTGGTGGAGCGGGAACAGCCAGAAGCGCTGCGCGCCTACTTCCGCGAGCGTGTGGCCTTCTATCGCGGCGAGTCCTACAAATATTCCCGCCTGCCCTACGAACCCAAAAAGTAA
- the pip gene encoding prolyl aminopeptidase — protein MTALKGLYPPIRAYASGWLNTGDGHQVYWERSGNPAGKPAVFIHGGPGGGCSPIHRQLFDPERYNVTLFDQRGCGRSRPHASLDNNTTWHLIEDMEKLREMAEVEQWLVFGGSWGSTLGLAYAQAHPDRVSELVLRGIFTLRQRELAWYYQEGASRFFPDKWERVLSILSEEERQDVIAAYRRRLTSSDLEVQLEAARLWSLWEGETVTLMPAINSASFGEDEFALAFARIENHYFSHNGFLEHDNQLLDEMPRISHLPGVIVHGRYDMACQVQNAWDLAQRWPEAELHIIEGAGHSFDEPGILDRLIRATDRFAGKA, from the coding sequence ATGACGGCATTAAAGGGGTTATATCCCCCCATCAGAGCTTACGCCAGTGGCTGGCTTAACACCGGCGACGGCCATCAGGTTTACTGGGAACGTAGCGGCAACCCGGCGGGTAAGCCGGCAGTTTTCATCCACGGTGGCCCCGGCGGCGGCTGTTCGCCGATCCACCGACAGTTATTCGACCCTGAACGTTACAACGTCACGTTGTTTGACCAGCGAGGCTGTGGCCGGTCGCGTCCCCATGCCAGTCTGGACAACAACACCACCTGGCACCTGATAGAGGACATGGAGAAGCTGCGTGAAATGGCAGAGGTCGAGCAGTGGCTGGTGTTCGGCGGCTCCTGGGGATCGACCCTGGGTCTGGCCTATGCGCAGGCGCACCCTGATCGCGTCAGTGAACTGGTGCTGCGCGGCATCTTTACGCTGCGGCAGCGCGAGCTGGCATGGTACTACCAAGAGGGGGCGTCACGTTTCTTCCCGGATAAGTGGGAGCGAGTGCTGTCGATTCTGTCAGAGGAGGAGCGGCAGGATGTGATTGCCGCCTACCGGCGTCGCCTGACCAGCAGCGATCTGGAGGTACAGCTGGAAGCCGCACGCCTCTGGAGCCTGTGGGAAGGGGAGACGGTGACGCTGATGCCCGCCATCAACTCCGCCTCCTTTGGCGAAGATGAGTTTGCCCTGGCGTTCGCGCGCATCGAAAACCACTACTTCAGCCACAATGGCTTTCTGGAACATGACAATCAGTTGCTGGACGAGATGCCGCGCATCAGCCACCTGCCGGGCGTGATTGTGCATGGCCGCTATGATATGGCCTGTCAGGTACAGAATGCCTGGGATCTGGCGCAGCGCTGGCCAGAAGCGGAGTTACATATCATTGAGGGGGCTGGCCACTCCTTCGACGAGCCGGGCATTCTGGATCGCCTGATCCGCGCCACGGATCGCTTTGCCGGCAAGGCATGA
- a CDS encoding carbon-nitrogen hydrolase family protein: MNRIVIAAAQYCSVPCDIEKNIALHREFVAIAAEEQVNMLIFPELSITGYELGQASDLALTLDDPRLMPLCQDAQRHAMTIVFGAPLLTDPQGTCCIGAIACETDGSLYAYTKQHLVEHELAYFSQGQGGPLVRVQEYNVGLAICADVTVPSHPEQAALAGANIYTAGVLFSEDNYERDSGRLQGYASRHQMAVLMANHGSQTGGLLGVGQSAIWAEDGRCITRAGRTGNALVLGERLNGQWQGRTISLDS; the protein is encoded by the coding sequence ATGAATAGAATTGTCATTGCAGCGGCGCAATACTGTAGTGTGCCATGCGATATTGAGAAAAATATCGCGTTGCACCGTGAGTTTGTGGCAATTGCTGCCGAAGAACAGGTCAACATGCTGATCTTCCCTGAACTCTCTATTACTGGTTATGAATTGGGTCAGGCCAGCGATCTGGCCCTGACTCTGGACGATCCGCGCCTGATGCCCCTCTGTCAGGATGCACAGCGCCATGCCATGACCATTGTGTTTGGCGCGCCGCTGCTGACCGATCCCCAGGGTACCTGCTGCATTGGCGCGATTGCCTGTGAAACTGACGGCTCGCTCTATGCCTATACCAAACAGCATCTGGTGGAGCACGAACTGGCCTACTTCAGCCAGGGCCAGGGCGGCCCGTTGGTGCGGGTTCAGGAGTACAATGTCGGGCTGGCCATCTGTGCCGATGTGACAGTGCCATCGCACCCGGAGCAGGCAGCGCTGGCCGGTGCCAACATCTATACCGCGGGTGTGCTGTTCTCTGAGGATAATTACGAGCGGGATAGCGGACGCTTGCAGGGGTATGCCAGCCGTCACCAGATGGCGGTATTGATGGCCAACCACGGCAGCCAGACCGGTGGCCTGCTGGGTGTGGGCCAGAGCGCCATCTGGGCGGAGGATGGCCGCTGCATCACCCGCGCCGGACGCACCGGCAATGCGCTGGTACTGGGCGAGCGGTTAAATGGCCAGTGGCAGGGCCGCACCATCTCTTTAGACAGCTAA